GCAGTAGGTCATACCTTGGTTTTGTCGCAACCTATTACGAAGAACCCTGAATTGATCAATGGCGTTGAAGTAAAACTCGTTCAGGGGTCTGCTGATACGTTGGCCGTTGCTTATTCGGGCGGAGTTATGACCATCACCCTTGCAAACACTACTGCAACCAAGAACACCGCCGCTCTTATTCAGTCCGCTATTCGTGCACTTGGAACAGTTGGTTTAATTGATTTTTCCGCTATTACAGCAACAGGCACCGATTGGTCAGAAGTTGGTACAACTATTACTAAAGGTCAGGTATTCTTTGCTGGTGGTATCGCTGCTTCCGGAGCTTCTGTGATGAAGGTAAAACCCAATGCACTTTTGGAAAACGACATTTATGTTGACGCAGACACTTTCGCTGCTACCGCAACAGGTGTTTATGCTGGCGATGTCTACGCAGAACGCATTAATTGGGCTGTTCCTGCCTGTGTTAAAGCCGCTTTGTCGCAAATATTCTTTGATAACTCCCTCTAAAATTATAAGCTATGATTACACGAGATAAAAATACTTATGATGTACTTGGGGCAGCATTAGGGGGAAGACCTTATCAGCTTTTCGTCGATGACATGTTCGCCACGAAGTATAACAACCCTGAGTTTGCACGCATATTCCCTTGGGGTATCCCTCAGATTGATTTCACATATGAACAAATGGAAGCTACCGTGGGGCTTATTCCTATGGCTACGATCGTTGATTACGATTCTCCGGCTCCGTTACGTGGAACGCAGGGGGCTTCTTTGAGTACCGGTTCTATTCCTCGGATGAAACACGGGTTTGTGATTAACGAGAAGGAAATTCGCACCCAGATGGTACTTGTACAACAGGGGGCAAATATCAATCTTCCCGCATTGCAGAAAATCCTTTTCAATAGTACCGATAACCTGATTGGAGGTAACTATATGAGGCTTACTCATATGGCATTGGAAGCAGAGTCTACCGGGGCATACGTTGTTAGTTCTGCAAACAACCCTGATGGTATCTCTTTGTCGTTTGATTTCAATGTTCCTGCTACAAATAAGAAAAAGTGCGGTTTTGGAACCTATGGAACAAAATACGCATGGTCTAATGACTTGGCAAACCCAATCGGTGACCTTCAAGACTTGGTTCAATTTGCTGACGACAACTTCAAGGCATATGGGGTAATCCGTATGTCTAAGCCTACTTGGAGAAAATTTATTGCACAGAAAACCGTTCGTGAACGGGTTTATCTGGGACAGGGCTATATTAATATCAGTGATATGCCAACCGGCTGGCAGCCTTTGGAAGATCAGGTGCGTGGATTGCTTGCTAGACTTAGCTTGCCTCCGATCGAAGTAGTTGATTCTATTTGTGCTACTGAAAAGTACGACAAAGCAACGAAAAAACTGGTTTGGACTCAGACTAAGCCTTTTGCCGATGACGTAGTTCTTCTTCGTCCTGCCGGGGCTATTGGTGAGACCAAATGTGCAGTTCCCATTATCATTCCTGATCCTGCCGCAAGACAGGCTACGTTTGATGGTGGTCGTACATTGCTGATCCAGACATTTGACGCTGAAATGAAAACTCAGAAGATTCAGTCTGAATTGACCGCACTTCCTGTTTTGTCGAAACCTAAACAGATGATCTACTTGGACGTTGCTCACGTAGCCGATTAATCAAATTCTTCATATGGGATAGGTTCTATAGCCTATCCCTTTTAAGAACATTAGCCAAAAAATATGAAAGCGAATATTGTTGGAGAAATTAGATCAATGCAAGCCGAAATTGATAGTTTGGAAAGAGGACTTGAGGTAATTCTTTTAAATCTATTAAAACCAGGTGCAATTACACTGAAAGGTGATAATGAAAGAATAAGTTTTGCTGTAAAAAAGATTATTGAGTTACAGAAGAAAGCTGGAGTCTACCCAGAAAAAGAATATGGAGATAGGGTTAAAAGTTTTGCAACGCCCCTGCACTACACTCCTGATAAATAACAAAAGTAAAAACATTAGCCTATGACCGTCACAGAATATCTTAAAGGGAAAGTAGCTTTCGAAGTATCAGACGAAGCGATAAGTACAACGTTAATAGACCGAGAAATAGGGGAAGATATTGACGCAAGTACTTTGACTGTAAGGCAAAAGGAACTTCTGTTTGCTGACCTTCTTTATTGGGGGTCAACCAAAGCTTCGTCCACTACAGGAGAGAAACAATCTCACGGCGGGTTTTCGGTCACAGGTAAAAGTGAAACATTTCGCAGCCCTAAAGATTGGCTTATTGAAGCTAATAGAATCTATCGCAAGTACGGTGATCAGAAATATGTATCACAATCAACAATAACAAGTGTAAGTGAACTATGGCAACGATAAAGGAATTTCCATATAGTATGACCATCACAAAGACCATAATTGATGATAGTGTGTACCCACCTACTTCAAGTACGGTCACAATTTTGTCAACTATTTGTGATATTTCAGCACCGTCAGACGGTAAAAGTGACGGAGTATTAACTGCTGATTATTCTGTATGGATACCTAAAACAACCGTATTGCCAAAGCTTCAAAGGGGAACAACTTGTGAGATTGAATTTAACATAGCCGATAAAAGAACGGTAACTATTGTAAATGTATATCCCGGACAATTAGGACATAGAATAGATGTAAAGGAGGTTGACAATTAATGAAAGCAAAGTTAATAGCAGATAAAGCAAATGCACAGATCATAGCAAAGATTAAAGAACAGGTTCTTGAAATTTTTATGCGTGACCATCTGGATTCATTTAAAAATCTGGGACGTGCTGCTTTAAAATATGCTGTTGCCAATGCGAATTTACGCTGGCAAGACTATACCGGAAACTTACAAGATTCATTAGGCTTTGGAATATTCATGGATGACACCCTGATTTATTGGGAAGACCTAAAAGAAAAGAAATATGAATGGGCTTTACCGGGAGGTCGTGTTCCTAACCACGATATGCCCCCCATTGGCGCACAAAAGGCATTACAAGCAATTTATGACGGTCAGACACTAGGTTCAGGCATTCAATTGGTTGTTGTCGCCGGTATGGATTACGCAATGAACGTCGAAGCAATTAACCAGCATCAAGTATTAACCGGATCACTTCAATTCACCGAAGAAAACTGGTCACAATATTTCAGGAAGCTATGATAAACAAGAATTACAACATAACGAAGATTGAAGGTGTATTGTGGAATCTTTGCAAGACTACTCTTGGTAGTTCTATGAAGGTATATGCCGGGAATAGACCTGCATCTGTTGAAACATCTTTGACAAGTTTTTGTGTAGTTGCAGTTCCGGGGAATATTACGGATTTAGACGCATTTGGCAGAGGATATGTGACCATCTATATTTATGCGAAAGATTTAACAGGAGGGATAAAAAACGGAGCAGTATTAAGCCAGCTTCACGACTTACTTATCGCAGCTTTACCCTATTCAGATGCAGATTATTTCATAGACTTTTCAAGTGAAGCAAGCTTTAATGATAGCACAGGATTTCATATTCTGGCTATCAACATGATACTAAAAACAAAGAGAATATTATAAGGGCAAAACCCTAAAAAATATACGCACAAACCAAAGTAATTAACAATTAAAACGCAGAAAAAATGGCAACATTAACACCGACCTTAACCCCCAAAGCAACTGACGCTGTTCCTATGTATGGGCAGAGCGGTATCTATTGGTGTGATACAAGGGCACTCGTAGCCGCTGGTACCACATGGACTCAGATCGCAACCGTATTGGAGGGGACGGTCAATATTTCAGAAAGTGAGGCGGGGATGACGCCTATTAGCGTGGAGGAAATAGACACTCCCCTAGTTATCATCTATGGGGCTAATGGCCCGACTACCTATACAGCTGACATTCCGGACTTGTCTTCGGATGTTGTAGCGTCTCTTTTCGGAGCCGTTGCGGACGTAACGAATACCAACGTTTACAGAGAGCCGGATGCTAAGGCAGAAAAGTCAGGTATGTTTTTGTATGTACCGAAGTCTGGCCCTAAACTGTGCTTTACCAACGCAAAGCTGAAAGCAAACAAGAATGGTAATCCGTCGAAAACTGGAACCATGAACATTCATGTTCAGGTTGTTGCACAAGAAGGAGGCGATGGAGTAGCTGCTGAATCTACCGGCGTTATGTGGATTTACTAAGGGTGATTTCGAACTTCATATTAAGGCTAATGTCTAAAGGGGATGGGTTTTGTCCCGTCCCCTTTCTTTTTAAAAACTGACCATCTATGTTTAAAGAAGCAAGTTTAAAAGCACAAAAGAAGCAAGGGGATTTACTGTTAGATAAGTCAACCATAGTACCAATAGGTAAGTATACCTACAAAATAAGATATATGAGGACATATACCAATGCCTTAATATCGAGCCTTATGGTTGATGTAAAAATAGCAACAAGTGATATTCCCCGGACAATCGGATTAATGAAAGAAGGAACAAGGCTTCATGCGAGAATTGCCGCATATGGCTTGCTTTGCACTTGGTTAAAAATAAAGCTTTTCCATTGGGTTTATTGGCGTATTATCTGGATTAGACATGACGAGCAAGAAATTAACCAGCTAATGTCTGCCGTTATAGAAAAAATGGGTGTCGGCTTTTTTTTTCTGACTACCGAGACAACCGAGAATCTCAATTCATTGATGAGGAAGATGACAAAGACAGAAGCTCAATCGCTTTCCCTTCCAGAACAGAAATAGGCGTTATGGCCGCCTTTATGGAGAAGTTTCACGTTAGCCGAAGAGAGTACATGTATAAAATGCCGAAACCTCTAATAACCCTAATGGCCTTAGATTCAGCGAAGGTCATGTATGGCAAATTGAAGCCCTACACCGACGAAGAATACAAAAAGGTTAGCGAGATAAACTCAACTATGACCGTCCAAAAATTCACAATGTCCGAAATAGATAAACGACATGGCAGAAAATAATTTAGGTTCATTACATTATAGTCTAAACATAGATTTAGACCCACGCACTCTTGCTAAAATACAGGACGAGTTGGATAAGATTGAAACCATCAAGAGGTTTGGTAGTGGTGGCGGTAATACAAGCGGTGGCGGCGGTTCTTCTACTCCAAAGGAAAACGACGGTCTGGAAAAGCAAAAACAATTATACGAAGAAATTAATAAGCTTATTCAGCAATCAACGGGTGCCTCAAGCGAAAAAGCTGAGCAGATAGTCAGAGAACAAATGGCTTTGGCTGAACTAAAGAATCAAAGGGA
The sequence above is a segment of the Veillonellales bacterium genome. Coding sequences within it:
- a CDS encoding major capsid protein gives rise to the protein MITRDKNTYDVLGAALGGRPYQLFVDDMFATKYNNPEFARIFPWGIPQIDFTYEQMEATVGLIPMATIVDYDSPAPLRGTQGASLSTGSIPRMKHGFVINEKEIRTQMVLVQQGANINLPALQKILFNSTDNLIGGNYMRLTHMALEAESTGAYVVSSANNPDGISLSFDFNVPATNKKKCGFGTYGTKYAWSNDLANPIGDLQDLVQFADDNFKAYGVIRMSKPTWRKFIAQKTVRERVYLGQGYINISDMPTGWQPLEDQVRGLLARLSLPPIEVVDSICATEKYDKATKKLVWTQTKPFADDVVLLRPAGAIGETKCAVPIIIPDPAARQATFDGGRTLLIQTFDAEMKTQKIQSELTALPVLSKPKQMIYLDVAHVAD